CTAGGGCACTGCGCGCGCAAACTTTGGATCGCTTTTGACGGCATCACCTAGCCCTCCCCAGATTCAAACTCACAACACTACACATGGCCGACGATTTCGCTCCCCCGACGGGTCCCCCGCCTCCCAAGGCCCCCGAGGTCCCACCCGGCTGGATCGCCCGCTGGAATGATCAGTACAAAGAATGGTAAGCTCTCATGGCCCCACCGTTCGGCCAGTCGAACCCCTTCACCGCGAACCATGACACTGACTTGAATCTCCTGACAAGGTTCTACGTGAACCTCCACACCAAACAGTCACAATGGGATAAGCCGACCGAGCCCGCCgtgccccctcctccgcccccggCTGACGACCAACCGGGCGGCCCTCCCCCTGGCTACGCCCCGGGCCCCGGCGTGCCGACGCCCCCTGTGGACCAAAAGACCAACCCTTACGACCAGAAGCACAACCCCTACGAGAACCAGTCTTCAACACCCCAGCCctacggcgccggcggctccAATAGTATGAGTGAGGACGAGCGCCTTGCCCGCCAACtccaggccgaggaagaggcccGCTctcgcggcgccgcccccggctCGCACTCGCCCATGCCCCCCGGCTACAACCtccaccagcagcagcaccagcagcccCAAAGCCCCTTTCCCGATCAGCTCCCGCCCCGCGCGCAGGAGGCTAGGGGcaagagcggcggcgggttccTCGGGAAGCTGCTCGGCAAGGCCAAGACgggcggcatgggcggccTGGGTGGCTCGAGCAGCCACGCGCAGCCGCACTACGGCGGGTacccccagcagcagcagtatGGCGGATACCCGCCTCAGCAACAGTATGGCGGGTATCCCCCCCAGCAGCAGTACGGGGGTTACCCGCAGCAGCCGGGCTACGGCGCCCCGGGGGGTTACGGCATGCAGGGCGGCGGATATGGCGGCTATGGGCGCGGCATGGGCGGAatgggcggcatgggcggGGGTCGgaagcccggcggcggcggtatgGGTATGGCTGGCGGCATGGCGCttggtgccggtgccggacTGTTGGGTGGCGCGTTGATTGCGGACCACATCAACGACGAGCAGCAAGAGGCGTATGCTGATGGATACAGTAAGtcacctttttttttcccccctttcttttgATTCCCATTTTCCCACACTCTGGCATGATGTCTTGACTTGCGGATACTGACGACAGGGGCTTTCCAGATGACGGtaacgacggcgacgactttggcggtggtggcgacGACTTTGGTGGCGACTTCTAGTCGGTGAGGTAGGGCCGGTTGTCGGATGGATGAACGCATTCCACATGAGTTACTCGGATGGGTCTTGGATCATGCAAGAGACCGGAACAAAACATGGAACGGCGGGCGGGTGAAGGCGTGAAATTTGTCTAATAATATCCGTATGCTTGCTTTTCCGTCCGTAGACAAACAGGGCCACTCTTGGCCGTTGCATCAAGCAGCTTGTTTCCATCATCGCGGGTCAGCTAGTTGGTCCCTTGTGTATGTTGTGGGCGAAGGGTTGCGTCAACGTTACCTTTTGAAGGAGGGCCGCGAACCCCTACCTCATGAAGCGCATGGCACTCACAAACGTGGGGGATGGTGCGAGGGCGAGCTGAGGCCGTAAGGATAAATGAATATGTATCTAGGAAATAAGCCGCACACTCATCACCGGCTCTCGCAGTACCGGGCCTTCCAGGTCCGATATTCAAGACCTTGCCTCTCTGGctttcccttcttttccttagTTTTCATGATTCCTTTTCTCGACGCCACATCGCACAGCAGCCGCACTGTCTCTTCACCTCCGCacgcccttctccttcttcccggCGCCACTGCCGCCACCGTTCGGGGACCCAGAACCTGAGGATGTTTCGTCCTTCTTTCCGGTACCCGCCAAGAAAGCGGCCATGTCGAAGTTGCCCATAGGGTTGGCGCCaggctcgccgccgccgccgaggatgctGTTCATAGGGTTGCTCTTCTGGCGctcctcgaactcggcgcgCATTTCGGGGTCCACTGGGGATGGGATGTCAGTTGATATcgggaagagagaagaatgGGATACGAGAGTAGAGGGTGTTTTCTTAGAGGGGGTATTTAAAGAGGAGCAGGGGTGAGCTGGATGAGCAAGGGAAAGAGGGCGACATACTGTTGTCGACAAGGTAGGGCATGCCGAGGAAGATACCCATGCtgacaaggccaaggagaatCATGGGGTTCTTGAGAATGGTAAGAAC
This genomic interval from Colletotrichum higginsianum IMI 349063 chromosome 9, whole genome shotgun sequence contains the following:
- a CDS encoding WW domain-containing protein, which encodes MADDFAPPTGPPPPKAPEVPPGWIARWNDQYKEWFYVNLHTKQSQWDKPTEPAVPPPPPPADDQPGGPPPGYAPGPGVPTPPVDQKTNPYDQKHNPYENQSSTPQPYGAGGSNSMSEDERLARQLQAEEEARSRGAAPGSHSPMPPGYNLHQQQHQQPQSPFPDQLPPRAQEARGKSGGGFLGKLLGKAKTGGMGGLGGSSSHAQPHYGGYPQQQQYGGYPPQQQYGGYPPQQQYGGYPQQPGYGAPGGYGMQGGGYGGYGRGMGGMGGMGGGRKPGGGGMGMAGGMALGAGAGLLGGALIADHINDEQQEAYADGYNDGNDGDDFGGGGDDFGGDF